A single window of Halotalea alkalilenta DNA harbors:
- the rpsJ gene encoding 30S ribosomal protein S10 gives MQNQKIRIRLKAFDHRLIDQSAQEIVDTAKRTGAQVRGPIPLPTNRERYTVLISPHVNKDARDQYEIRTHKRVLDIVEPTEKTVDALMKLDLAAGVDVQIKVD, from the coding sequence ATGCAGAACCAGAAAATTCGCATTCGGCTGAAGGCGTTCGACCATCGCCTGATCGATCAGTCCGCGCAGGAAATCGTGGATACCGCGAAGCGGACCGGTGCTCAGGTGCGTGGGCCGATCCCCCTGCCGACCAATCGGGAGCGTTATACCGTTCTGATCTCCCCGCACGTCAACAAAGACGCGCGTGATCAGTACGAGATTCGCACCCACAAGCGTGTGTTGGACATCGTCGAACCGACCGAGAAAACGGTCGATGCGCTGATGAAGCTTGATCTCGCCGCCGGCGTCGATGTGCAGATCAAGGTTGATTAA
- the rplW gene encoding 50S ribosomal protein L23 — MNPERVFKVLLGPHMTEKAAIAAENNQYVFKVASDATKPEIKKAVEALFGKKVAAVQVLNIKGKVKRTARGEGRRSGYRKAYVTLAAGETLEDFTGNE, encoded by the coding sequence ATGAACCCGGAACGCGTATTCAAAGTGCTGCTCGGGCCGCATATGACCGAGAAGGCCGCCATCGCCGCCGAGAACAATCAGTATGTGTTCAAGGTCGCCTCGGACGCCACCAAGCCGGAAATCAAGAAAGCCGTCGAGGCTCTCTTCGGCAAGAAGGTCGCGGCCGTCCAGGTGCTCAACATCAAGGGCAAAGTCAAGCGCACCGCGCGTGGCGAAGGTCGTCGCAGCGGCTATCGCAAAGCCTATGTGACCCTGGCCGCTGGTGAGACCCTCGAAGACTTCACTGGCAACGAGTGA
- the rplV gene encoding 50S ribosomal protein L22 yields the protein MEEVAAKLRGARLSAQKARLVADQVRGKPVAEALDILTFSPKKAAVIVRKVLQSAIANAEENNGMDIDELRVSTIYVDEGTTLKRIQPRAKGRADRIMKRSCHITVKVAEK from the coding sequence ATGGAAGAAGTAGCTGCAAAATTGCGCGGCGCTCGCCTGTCCGCTCAGAAGGCCCGTTTGGTCGCTGATCAGGTGCGCGGCAAGCCGGTGGCTGAGGCGCTCGACATCCTGACCTTCTCGCCGAAGAAAGCGGCGGTGATCGTCCGGAAAGTGCTTCAGTCCGCCATCGCTAACGCGGAAGAAAACAACGGCATGGACATCGACGAGCTTCGCGTCTCGACCATCTATGTCGATGAGGGCACGACGCTCAAGCGCATTCAGCCGCGCGCCAAAGGCCGTGCGGATCGCATCATGAAGCGTTCTTGCCACATCACCGTCAAGGTAGCCGAGAAGTAG
- the rplC gene encoding 50S ribosomal protein L3, translating to MTIGLVGKKSGMTRIFTEDGTSVPVTVIEVEPNRVTSVKTLESDGYRAVQVTAGSRKAKHLSKAAAGQFAKAGVEAGRTLAEFRLAESEEDPQVGGEFTVSLFETGQKIDVTGTSKGKGFQGAVKRWNFRTQDMTHGNSLSHRAPGSIGQCQTPGRVFKGKKMAGHMGSARVTVQSLEVVRVDAERNLLLVKGAVPGATGSQVIVRSAVKAR from the coding sequence ATGACGATCGGTTTGGTCGGCAAGAAGAGCGGCATGACCCGTATCTTCACCGAAGATGGCACCTCCGTGCCCGTAACCGTCATCGAAGTTGAGCCTAATCGCGTCACCAGCGTCAAGACTCTCGAGTCTGACGGCTATCGCGCCGTCCAAGTGACTGCCGGTTCGCGCAAGGCCAAGCATCTGTCCAAGGCTGCTGCAGGTCAGTTCGCCAAAGCAGGTGTCGAAGCTGGTCGTACTCTGGCGGAATTCCGTCTCGCTGAAAGCGAGGAAGATCCCCAGGTCGGCGGCGAATTCACCGTATCCCTCTTTGAAACTGGTCAGAAGATTGATGTGACCGGTACGTCCAAGGGTAAGGGCTTCCAGGGCGCGGTCAAGCGCTGGAACTTCCGTACTCAGGACATGACTCACGGCAACTCCCTCTCGCACCGTGCACCTGGCTCCATTGGCCAGTGCCAGACCCCGGGTCGCGTCTTCAAGGGCAAGAAAATGGCAGGACACATGGGCAGCGCCCGCGTGACCGTGCAAAGCCTTGAAGTGGTGCGTGTCGATGCTGAACGCAACCTGCTGCTGGTCAAAGGTGCTGTCCCCGGTGCAACCGGCAGCCAAGTGATCGTGCGCAGCGCTGTTAAAGCCCGCTGA
- the rplB gene encoding 50S ribosomal protein L2: MAVVKTKPTSAGRRHMVKIVSPDLYKGRPVDALVEAQKRSGGRNNNGRITTRHIGGGQRQHYRLVDFKRNKDGIPAVVERLEYDPNRSAHIALLKYSDGERRYIIAPKNVAAGDRLESGVNAAIRAGNTLPLRNIPVGSTIHCIELKPGKGAQLVRSAGASAQLVAREGNYATVRLRSGEMRRILSECRATLGEVGNSEHSLRQLGKAGAKRWRGVRPTVRGVAMNPVDHPHGGGEGRTSGGRHPVSPWGVPTKGHKTRKNKRTDKLIVRRRKAK; the protein is encoded by the coding sequence ATGGCAGTAGTTAAGACCAAACCGACGTCCGCCGGCCGTCGCCACATGGTGAAGATCGTCAGCCCAGACCTCTACAAGGGTCGCCCGGTTGACGCTCTGGTCGAGGCGCAGAAGCGCAGCGGCGGTCGCAACAACAATGGCCGTATCACCACTCGTCACATCGGTGGCGGCCAGCGTCAGCATTACCGCTTGGTTGATTTCAAGCGTAACAAGGATGGTATCCCGGCGGTTGTCGAGCGCCTGGAGTACGACCCGAACCGTAGCGCCCATATCGCGCTGCTTAAGTACTCGGATGGTGAGCGTCGCTACATCATCGCGCCGAAGAACGTTGCGGCCGGTGATCGCCTTGAGTCAGGCGTCAATGCGGCAATCCGCGCGGGCAATACCCTGCCGCTGCGCAACATCCCGGTTGGTTCGACCATCCACTGTATCGAGCTCAAGCCCGGCAAGGGTGCCCAGCTCGTCCGTAGCGCCGGTGCCAGTGCTCAGCTGGTCGCACGCGAAGGCAACTACGCCACCGTGCGCCTGCGCTCCGGCGAGATGCGCCGCATTCTTTCCGAATGCCGCGCCACCCTCGGCGAAGTGGGCAACTCGGAGCACAGCCTGCGCCAACTCGGCAAGGCCGGCGCCAAGCGCTGGAGAGGTGTGCGTCCGACAGTTCGCGGTGTCGCAATGAACCCGGTCGACCACCCGCACGGTGGTGGTGAAGGTCGTACCAGCGGAGGCCGTCACCCGGTTTCTCCGTGGGGTGTTCCGACCAAGGGTCATAAGACTCGTAAGAACAAGCGCACCGATAAACTGATCGTTCGTCGCCGCAAGGCCAAGTAA
- the rpsS gene encoding 30S ribosomal protein S19, with the protein MPRSLKKGPFIDLHLLKKVEAAVEKNDRKPIKTWSRRSMILPNMVGLTIAVHNGRQHVPVYVSEEMVGHKLGEFAATRTYRGHAADKKAKR; encoded by the coding sequence GTGCCACGTTCACTTAAGAAAGGTCCCTTCATCGACCTTCATCTTTTGAAGAAGGTTGAGGCGGCTGTGGAAAAGAACGACCGCAAACCGATCAAGACCTGGTCGCGTCGTTCGATGATCCTGCCGAACATGGTAGGACTCACCATTGCCGTCCATAACGGTCGCCAGCATGTTCCGGTCTACGTCTCCGAGGAGATGGTGGGGCATAAGCTTGGCGAGTTCGCTGCCACCCGCACTTATCGCGGCCACGCGGCTGATAAGAAAGCCAAGCGGTGA
- the rplD gene encoding 50S ribosomal protein L4, producing MNLNLVGANAEAVELSDVTFGKDFNEPLVHQVVTAYLAGARQGSRAQKTRSDVRGGGKKPWRQKGSGRARAGTIRSPLWRSGGVTFAARPQDHSQKVNRKMYRAAMRSILSELLRQERLVAINEFVVDSPKTKQLVTKLQELGLERVLIVTEEVDENLYLAARNIPNVAVVDVAAVDPVSLVAFDKVLVTVPALRKFEEKLG from the coding sequence ATGAATCTCAATCTCGTAGGTGCCAATGCTGAAGCCGTCGAACTTTCCGACGTGACTTTTGGCAAGGATTTCAACGAGCCTCTCGTGCACCAGGTCGTCACCGCCTATCTGGCAGGTGCTCGTCAGGGTTCCCGCGCGCAGAAGACTCGCTCCGATGTCAGAGGTGGTGGCAAGAAACCGTGGCGCCAGAAAGGTTCTGGTCGCGCACGTGCTGGCACCATCCGTTCCCCGCTGTGGCGCAGCGGCGGTGTGACCTTTGCGGCTCGCCCGCAGGATCATTCCCAGAAGGTCAACCGCAAGATGTATCGCGCCGCGATGCGTTCGATCCTTTCCGAGCTTCTCCGTCAGGAGCGCCTGGTCGCGATCAACGAGTTCGTCGTCGATTCTCCGAAGACCAAGCAGCTCGTCACCAAGCTTCAGGAGTTGGGGTTGGAGAGGGTGCTCATCGTTACCGAAGAGGTCGATGAAAACCTTTACCTTGCCGCTCGCAACATCCCCAACGTTGCTGTCGTCGACGTTGCCGCGGTCGATCCGGTCAGCCTGGTCGCTTTCGACAAGGTGCTGGTGACCGTGCCCGCTCTGCGTAAGTTCGAGGAGAAGCTGGGATGA